In one window of Halomarina pelagica DNA:
- a CDS encoding MOSC domain-containing protein, whose protein sequence is MAELRRIATHPVKSLDPVERETARLVEHGALDGDREYAMVAAPADAPHDPETASVGGRGDYVNGKRTALVHRLRSTVDPDAGTLTLREHGTGEPLTFDLDDRSALNAWLSDYFGEPVSVRRRPAGGFPDDRQYAGPTVVSTATLREVASWFDFDLDSARRRFRANLEIGGVPAFWEDRLYADRGEAVAFRVGEAELLGVNPCQRCVVPSRDPDTGEGTPGFRETFIRRRRATRPEWLDSDRYDHDFRLMVNTSVPERQWGTTLRVGDEVEVLGVRSLSA, encoded by the coding sequence ATGGCCGAACTCAGACGCATCGCGACCCACCCGGTGAAATCCCTCGATCCGGTCGAGCGGGAGACGGCCCGGCTGGTCGAACACGGCGCGCTCGACGGCGACCGCGAGTACGCGATGGTCGCCGCGCCGGCGGACGCCCCCCACGACCCGGAGACCGCGTCCGTCGGCGGTCGAGGGGACTACGTGAACGGCAAGCGGACCGCGCTCGTCCACCGCCTGCGCTCGACCGTCGATCCCGACGCGGGGACGCTCACCCTGCGCGAACACGGCACCGGGGAGCCCCTGACCTTCGATCTGGACGATCGGTCGGCGCTGAACGCCTGGTTGAGCGACTACTTCGGCGAGCCGGTGAGCGTGCGCCGTCGGCCCGCCGGGGGGTTCCCCGACGACCGTCAGTACGCCGGACCGACGGTCGTCAGCACCGCCACGCTCCGGGAGGTGGCGTCCTGGTTCGACTTCGACCTCGACTCCGCTCGGCGGCGCTTCCGCGCCAACCTCGAGATCGGCGGGGTGCCCGCCTTCTGGGAGGACCGCCTCTACGCCGACCGCGGCGAGGCGGTCGCCTTCCGCGTCGGCGAGGCCGAACTGCTCGGCGTCAACCCCTGCCAGCGCTGCGTCGTCCCCTCCCGCGACCCCGACACGGGCGAGGGGACGCCCGGCTTCCGCGAGACGTTCATCCGGCGGCGGCGGGCGACGCGCCCCGAGTGGCTGGACAGCGACCGATACGACCACGACTTCCGCCTGATGGTCAACACCAGCGTCCCCGAGCGACAGTGGGGGACGACCCTCCGGGTCGGCGACGAGGTCGAGGTGCTGGGCGTGCGCTCGCTGTCGGCGTAG
- a CDS encoding PrkA family serine protein kinase, which produces MTGDMETLEELSREYRDSIPADLRETRTFDWYLHEVYEEPRIARNAHQRVADMFDYYGTEYDERLGVVEYRLASEDPLHDGENTFYGRNIHESIHEFVNKVKSGARGLGPEKRIKLLLGPVGSGKSDFDRQVRRYFEDYTARDDGRMYTFRWTNLCDVIRDQDPADDVVRSPMDQDPLVLIPQAQRDRVIADLNERLDAPYTIRNEQSLDPASEFYMDRLLDNYGDDLQAVLENHVEIVRLVADENKRQCVETFEPKDKKNQDETELTGDVNYSKLAIYGESDPRAFDYSGAFCNANRGIFSGEELLKLQREFLYDFLHATQEQTIKPKSNPRIDIDQVIVGRTNMPEYKDKKGDEKMEAFNDRTKRIDFPYVLQYEEESKIYRKMLRNADVPDIHVEPHTLEMAGLFGVLTRIEEPTGGTVDIVQKAKAYNGEIDDGDDIDVKKLREEAEATADIGEGMEGVSPRFIGDEIAEAIMDSMHRGRDFLSPLTTFNHLETNLENHGSIPEDRFERYYRYLEMVREEYRERAIEDVRHALAYDVDEIQRQGEKYMDHVMAYIDDDTVVDEITGREQEPDEKFLRSVEEKLNIPEDRKNDFRQEVSNWVSRRAREGTSFNPHDNDRLRRALERKLWEDKKHNINFSALVSSGEMEDDERNAWIEALTDQGYSREGAKEVLEFAGAEVARTEMEE; this is translated from the coding sequence ATGACAGGCGACATGGAAACCCTCGAGGAACTCAGTCGGGAGTACCGGGATTCGATACCGGCGGACCTGCGCGAAACCCGGACGTTCGACTGGTACCTCCACGAGGTGTACGAAGAGCCGCGGATCGCGCGTAACGCACACCAGCGCGTCGCGGACATGTTCGATTACTACGGCACCGAGTACGACGAACGGCTCGGGGTCGTCGAGTACCGCCTCGCCAGCGAGGATCCGCTCCACGACGGCGAGAACACCTTCTACGGGCGCAACATTCACGAATCCATCCACGAGTTCGTGAACAAGGTAAAGAGCGGCGCGCGCGGCCTCGGCCCGGAGAAGCGCATCAAGCTCCTGCTCGGACCGGTCGGCTCCGGGAAGTCCGACTTCGACCGACAGGTGCGCCGGTACTTCGAAGACTACACCGCCCGCGACGACGGGCGGATGTACACGTTCCGGTGGACGAACCTCTGTGACGTCATCCGGGACCAGGACCCCGCCGACGACGTCGTACGGTCCCCGATGGATCAGGACCCCCTCGTCCTCATCCCCCAGGCGCAGCGCGACCGGGTCATCGCGGACCTCAACGAGCGCCTCGACGCGCCCTACACGATCCGAAACGAGCAGTCGCTCGACCCCGCGAGCGAGTTCTACATGGACCGGTTGCTCGACAACTACGGCGACGACCTCCAGGCGGTCCTCGAGAACCACGTCGAGATCGTGCGGCTGGTGGCCGACGAGAACAAGCGCCAGTGCGTCGAGACGTTCGAGCCGAAGGACAAGAAGAACCAGGACGAGACCGAACTCACCGGCGACGTCAACTACTCGAAGCTGGCGATCTACGGCGAGTCCGACCCGCGCGCGTTCGACTACTCGGGGGCGTTCTGCAACGCCAACCGCGGCATCTTCTCCGGCGAGGAGCTGCTGAAGCTCCAGCGGGAGTTCCTCTACGACTTCCTGCACGCGACGCAGGAGCAGACGATCAAGCCGAAGAGCAACCCCCGCATCGACATCGACCAGGTGATCGTCGGCCGCACCAACATGCCCGAGTACAAGGACAAGAAGGGCGACGAGAAGATGGAGGCGTTCAACGACCGCACCAAGCGCATCGACTTCCCCTACGTCCTCCAGTACGAGGAGGAGTCGAAGATCTACCGGAAGATGCTGCGCAACGCGGACGTGCCCGACATCCACGTCGAGCCCCACACCCTGGAGATGGCGGGGCTGTTCGGCGTCCTCACGCGGATCGAGGAGCCGACCGGCGGCACCGTCGACATCGTCCAGAAGGCCAAGGCCTACAACGGCGAGATCGACGACGGCGACGACATCGACGTGAAGAAGCTCCGCGAGGAGGCGGAGGCGACGGCCGACATCGGCGAGGGCATGGAGGGCGTCTCCCCGCGGTTCATCGGCGACGAGATCGCCGAGGCGATCATGGACTCGATGCACCGCGGCCGCGACTTCCTCTCGCCGCTCACGACGTTCAACCACCTCGAGACCAACCTCGAGAACCACGGGTCCATCCCCGAGGACCGCTTCGAGCGCTACTACCGCTACCTGGAGATGGTCCGCGAGGAGTACAGAGAGCGCGCCATCGAGGACGTTCGCCACGCGCTGGCCTACGACGTCGACGAGATCCAGCGCCAGGGCGAGAAGTACATGGACCACGTCATGGCCTACATCGACGACGACACCGTCGTCGACGAGATCACGGGCCGCGAGCAGGAGCCCGACGAGAAGTTCCTCCGGAGCGTCGAGGAGAAGCTCAACATCCCCGAGGACCGCAAGAACGACTTCCGCCAGGAGGTCTCCAACTGGGTCTCGCGGCGCGCCCGCGAGGGGACGAGCTTCAACCCCCACGACAACGACCGCCTGCGCCGCGCCCTGGAGCGGAAGCTCTGGGAGGACAAGAAGCACAACATCAACTTCTCGGCGCTGGTGTCGAGCGGGGAGATGGAGGACGACGAGCGCAACGCGTGGATCGAGGCGCTGACCGATCAGGGCTACTCGCGCGAGGGGGCAAAGGAGGTGCTCGAATTCGCCGGCGCGGAGGTCGCCAGGACCGAGATGGAGGAATGA
- a CDS encoding succinylglutamate desuccinylase/aspartoacylase domain-containing protein — protein MRVEQLGEGTPEYAVVGAIHGDEPCGAHAVEHFLRERPALERPVKFVVANERALARNVRYTDVDLNRVFPGDPDADEYERRLAHDVLRELRGCTTLSIHSTQSYDRPFAIVNDADPLTETVCPYLSIDAIVEAGGFTEGRLVEYADVVEVEAGRQGSEEAKAYAVDLVREFLGAIGALPAGERRSDEIPVFRLERLIPKTPATSYDVRVSNFERVSPGATFATADDDELVAQEPFYPVLMSPYGYEKEFGYAAELTRTLG, from the coding sequence ATGCGGGTCGAGCAGTTAGGGGAGGGTACCCCCGAGTACGCGGTCGTCGGCGCGATCCACGGCGACGAACCGTGCGGCGCGCACGCGGTCGAACACTTCCTCCGCGAGCGACCGGCGCTCGAACGGCCGGTGAAGTTCGTCGTCGCCAACGAACGGGCGCTCGCGCGGAACGTTCGCTACACCGACGTCGATCTGAACCGCGTGTTTCCGGGCGATCCGGACGCCGACGAGTACGAACGCAGGCTGGCACACGACGTGTTACGCGAGCTACGGGGCTGCACCACGCTCTCGATTCACTCGACGCAGTCGTACGACCGGCCGTTCGCCATCGTGAACGACGCGGATCCGCTGACCGAGACGGTCTGTCCCTACCTCTCGATCGACGCCATCGTCGAGGCTGGGGGGTTCACCGAGGGCCGACTCGTCGAGTACGCCGACGTCGTCGAGGTCGAGGCGGGTCGACAGGGGTCCGAGGAGGCGAAGGCGTACGCCGTCGACCTCGTCCGCGAGTTCCTCGGCGCGATCGGTGCCCTCCCGGCGGGCGAGCGGCGCTCGGACGAGATCCCGGTCTTCCGGCTCGAACGGCTCATCCCGAAGACCCCGGCGACGTCCTACGACGTGCGCGTGTCGAACTTCGAGCGCGTCTCGCCGGGCGCGACGTTCGCCACCGCCGACGACGACGAACTGGTCGCCCAGGAGCCGTTCTACCCCGTCCTGATGTCGCCCTACGGCTACGAGAAGGAGTTCGGGTACGCGGCCGAGCTGACGCGGACGCTCGGTTAG
- a CDS encoding DUF5820 family protein, translating to MTDDLAAGWQVWSDADDRLVLAYRPDVFDGGAFPPPCLPTIYVTRGARTRRPGVRQNPRPDDPWHVTLFLEPEVKDGPHLYDDREEAFAAAHDLAERFAGGEIDYRGLYQVPREAYFEKLDELTGRDTGREA from the coding sequence ATGACCGACGACCTCGCCGCGGGCTGGCAGGTCTGGAGCGACGCCGACGACCGACTGGTGCTCGCCTACCGCCCGGACGTGTTCGACGGCGGGGCCTTCCCCCCGCCCTGCCTCCCGACGATCTACGTCACTCGCGGCGCGCGCACCCGCCGCCCCGGCGTCCGCCAGAACCCCCGTCCCGACGACCCCTGGCACGTCACGCTGTTCCTCGAACCGGAGGTGAAGGACGGACCCCACCTCTACGACGACCGCGAGGAGGCGTTCGCGGCCGCCCACGACCTCGCCGAGCGGTTCGCCGGGGGGGAGATCGACTACCGGGGGCTCTACCAGGTCCCCCGCGAGGCGTACTTCGAGAAGCTGGACGAACTCACCGGACGCGACACCGGGCGGGAGGCTTAA
- a CDS encoding DUF3006 domain-containing protein: MPEYAAVLDRFEGDDAVLLLEADDRVVGDVVVDRDDLPPEARHQDAVLAVRVEDGEVVAVDYDPDETERRRDEAQARFDRLARRPDEGDDEE; the protein is encoded by the coding sequence ATGCCTGAGTACGCGGCGGTCCTCGACCGCTTCGAGGGCGACGACGCGGTGTTACTGCTGGAGGCGGACGATCGGGTCGTCGGCGACGTCGTCGTGGACCGCGACGACCTGCCGCCCGAGGCGCGCCACCAGGACGCCGTGCTCGCGGTCCGCGTCGAGGACGGCGAGGTCGTCGCGGTCGACTACGACCCGGACGAGACGGAACGCCGGCGGGACGAGGCCCAGGCGCGATTCGATCGCCTCGCGCGCCGACCCGACGAGGGGGACGACGAGGAGTGA
- a CDS encoding YeaH/YhbH family protein translates to MGLRDDLERYREVGEARREDLAEFIQYGDLGQSLPDEVRIPIKIVDLPEFAYDRLDQGGVGQGQGGTPDVGDPVGQPRPQPGDGDGEEGQAGEDGADHEYYEMDPEEFAQELDEELGLTLEPKGKRVIEEKEGDYTDITRTGPASTLDFEHLFKEGLKRKLSMDFDEEYVREALRVEGWGPDEVFAWAREKNMPVSRAWIADAASEIPETERDRWGSIEEMERSVEEETPIQRIRREGLKQIPFRREDERFRYPEIVEEREKNVVVVNIRDVSGSMREKKRELVERTFTPLDWYLTGKYDNAEFVYIAHDAEAWQVEREEFFGIRSGGGTRISSAYELAKELLEEYPWSEWNRYVFAAGDSENSSNDTEERVIPLMEEIPANLHAYVETQPSGNAINATHADEVERHFKGGNGVAVAYVTGPDDVVDAIYTILSTEDNEGQ, encoded by the coding sequence ATGGGACTGAGAGACGACCTCGAACGGTACCGCGAAGTGGGCGAGGCCCGCCGCGAGGACCTCGCCGAGTTCATCCAGTACGGCGACCTCGGACAGAGCCTCCCGGACGAGGTACGCATCCCGATCAAGATCGTGGACCTCCCCGAGTTCGCCTACGACCGCCTCGACCAGGGGGGCGTGGGACAGGGGCAGGGGGGCACGCCCGACGTGGGCGATCCGGTCGGCCAGCCGCGGCCCCAACCTGGCGACGGCGACGGTGAGGAGGGCCAGGCCGGCGAGGACGGAGCCGACCACGAGTACTACGAGATGGACCCCGAGGAGTTCGCCCAGGAACTCGACGAGGAACTGGGGTTGACGCTGGAGCCGAAGGGCAAGCGCGTCATCGAGGAGAAGGAGGGTGACTACACGGACATCACCCGCACCGGCCCCGCGAGCACGCTCGACTTCGAGCACCTGTTCAAGGAGGGGCTGAAGCGCAAGCTGTCGATGGACTTCGACGAGGAGTACGTCCGCGAGGCGCTCCGCGTCGAGGGCTGGGGTCCCGACGAGGTGTTCGCCTGGGCGCGCGAGAAGAACATGCCCGTCTCCCGGGCGTGGATCGCGGACGCGGCCTCGGAGATCCCCGAGACGGAGCGCGACCGCTGGGGGAGCATCGAGGAGATGGAGCGCAGCGTCGAGGAGGAGACGCCCATCCAGCGCATCCGCCGGGAGGGGTTGAAGCAGATCCCCTTCCGCCGGGAGGACGAGCGGTTCCGCTACCCCGAGATCGTAGAGGAGCGCGAGAAGAACGTCGTCGTGGTGAACATCCGCGACGTCTCCGGCAGCATGCGCGAGAAGAAGCGCGAACTCGTCGAGCGCACGTTCACCCCGCTCGACTGGTACCTCACCGGCAAGTACGACAACGCCGAGTTCGTCTATATCGCCCACGACGCGGAGGCCTGGCAGGTCGAGCGCGAGGAGTTCTTCGGCATCCGCTCCGGCGGCGGCACGCGCATCTCCAGCGCGTACGAACTCGCCAAGGAACTGCTCGAGGAGTACCCGTGGAGCGAGTGGAACCGCTACGTCTTCGCGGCGGGCGACTCCGAGAACTCCTCGAACGACACCGAAGAGCGGGTCATCCCGCTGATGGAGGAGATCCCGGCGAACCTCCACGCGTACGTGGAGACCCAGCCGTCGGGCAACGCCATCAACGCGACCCACGCCGACGAGGTGGAGCGGCACTTCAAGGGGGGCAACGGCGTGGCCGTCGCCTACGTCACCGGCCCCGACGACGTCGTCGACGCCATCTACACCATCCTGAGCACAGAGGACAATGAGGGACAATGA
- a CDS encoding helix-turn-helix domain-containing protein — MGLLVEYRIVSPFLRSALQSVPSMAVEVEDVRLFHDEPVRLVCCASDGDFDAFEAALPDDPTVESFAVLGTTDDRRFYRLSLSAYGEACIVYSTLADLDIALLDNRTTIAGSWVRVRVPSRDELRRLREAYEERDVSFRLERLAHLDVPARERYQLTERQREALVAAYEAGYFEVPRECSLGDVADDLDISKQALSARLRRGEANLIRNTVIVDETDK, encoded by the coding sequence ATGGGGCTGCTCGTGGAATACCGAATCGTCTCGCCGTTTCTTCGAAGCGCGTTACAGTCCGTTCCCTCGATGGCCGTCGAGGTCGAAGACGTTCGGCTGTTCCACGACGAACCGGTTCGACTCGTCTGCTGTGCGAGCGACGGTGACTTCGACGCGTTCGAGGCGGCGCTCCCGGACGACCCCACCGTCGAATCGTTCGCCGTCCTCGGGACGACCGACGATCGGCGGTTCTACCGGCTGTCGCTCTCCGCGTACGGCGAGGCGTGCATCGTCTACTCCACGCTCGCCGACCTCGACATCGCGCTACTCGACAACCGGACGACGATCGCGGGGAGCTGGGTGCGGGTGCGCGTTCCGTCGCGCGACGAACTCCGACGGCTCCGCGAGGCCTACGAGGAGCGCGACGTCTCGTTTCGCCTCGAGCGTCTCGCCCACCTCGACGTGCCGGCCCGCGAGCGCTACCAGCTCACCGAACGCCAGCGCGAGGCGCTGGTCGCGGCGTACGAAGCGGGGTACTTCGAGGTCCCGCGTGAGTGCTCGCTCGGGGACGTCGCCGACGACCTCGACATCTCGAAGCAGGCGCTGTCCGCTCGGCTTCGACGCGGCGAGGCGAACCTCATCAGGAACACCGTGATCGTGGACGAGACGGATAAGTGA
- a CDS encoding CopG family ribbon-helix-helix protein — MTVVSVSMPESLLERLDEFAEEHGYTGRSEVVREAARNLLGEFEDKRLEDRDLMGVVTVLFNYETTAVEERMMKLRHEHESLVASNVHNHVGDHYCMELFILEGTLQEISTFVGKIRATKDTLTVDYSVIPVDDFERTLAADR, encoded by the coding sequence ATGACCGTGGTCAGCGTCTCGATGCCGGAGTCGTTGCTGGAACGCCTCGACGAGTTCGCCGAGGAGCACGGCTACACCGGCCGGAGCGAGGTGGTCCGTGAGGCCGCGCGCAACCTCCTCGGGGAGTTCGAGGACAAGCGACTCGAGGATCGCGACCTGATGGGGGTCGTCACCGTCCTGTTCAACTACGAGACGACGGCCGTCGAGGAGCGGATGATGAAGTTGCGCCACGAACACGAGTCGCTCGTCGCCTCGAACGTTCACAACCACGTCGGCGACCACTACTGCATGGAACTGTTCATCCTCGAGGGGACGCTGCAGGAGATCTCGACGTTCGTCGGGAAGATCCGCGCCACGAAGGACACCCTCACCGTGGACTACTCCGTCATCCCGGTCGACGACTTCGAGCGGACGCTCGCGGCCGACCGCTGA
- a CDS encoding PrkA family serine protein kinase → MSRDFIREADRALTETYEEPMSLAEYVDRVFEQPHVASHASKYLLDAIEAPGTRTVVEEGEEKERYRFFDDPYNDGEHAILGNTEVLNEFVDDLRSIAARRGKEEKIIWLEGPTATGKSELKRCLINGLREYSKTDEGRRYTVEWNVSGASTEGSGLTYGEAPVSNEEDWYVSPVQSHPLSVFPPEVRKELLADLNDRLDDHIDVLVEGRLDPFCREAYDYLEEQYRRRGREDLFSAVTDPKHLRVKNFVADVGTGIGVLHSEDDGTPKERLVGSWMHGMLQALDSRGRKNPQAFSYDGVLSQGNGLLTLVEDAAQHADLLQKLLNVPDEGSVKLDKGIGMDIDTQLLIISNPDLEAQLNQHAERHGQDPLKALKRRLDKHEFRYLTNLSLEAELLRRELTNETTVWTATTYDQLEEKIREPVTIDVRDNRRRVHRKELAPHVVEAAALYNVVTRLDTEDLPPGLDLVDKALLFDAGYIQDGDERREKDDFEFGPNANDGQHGIPVTYTRDVVADLLHDTSDRHHPDLPVEHVIMPRDVLNGMADGFVDAPVFSNAERTEFENRLVQVKNRVFRQQERDVLTAIMRDKRVDEETVEEYVEHVYAWNEGETITNDRGEEVEPDPLRMKVFEIEHLGRFDESHYDGTQPLPAVRTFRTEKVMTALNRHAWRHRDEAFRAGDIELKEIPVIRAVLGSHDWDDVRRVFDDFDPRQWDDPPTGTETASVKASTIEDMQDLFGYSAASAELTSRHVMSQVSYRWD, encoded by the coding sequence ATGAGCCGGGATTTCATCCGGGAGGCGGACCGCGCGCTGACGGAGACCTACGAGGAGCCGATGAGCCTCGCGGAGTACGTAGACCGGGTGTTCGAACAGCCGCACGTCGCCTCCCACGCGAGCAAGTACCTGCTCGACGCCATCGAGGCCCCCGGGACGCGCACCGTCGTCGAGGAGGGCGAGGAGAAGGAGCGCTACCGCTTCTTCGACGACCCCTACAACGACGGCGAGCACGCCATCCTGGGCAACACCGAGGTCCTGAACGAGTTCGTCGACGACCTGCGCTCCATCGCCGCCCGCCGCGGGAAGGAGGAGAAGATCATCTGGCTCGAGGGGCCCACCGCGACCGGCAAGTCCGAGCTGAAACGCTGTCTCATCAACGGCCTGCGCGAGTACTCGAAGACCGACGAGGGGCGGCGCTACACCGTCGAGTGGAACGTCTCGGGGGCGAGCACCGAGGGCTCCGGCCTGACCTACGGCGAGGCACCGGTGAGCAACGAGGAGGACTGGTACGTGAGTCCCGTCCAGTCGCACCCGCTCTCGGTGTTTCCGCCGGAGGTGCGAAAGGAGTTGCTGGCGGACCTCAACGACCGCCTCGACGATCACATCGACGTCCTGGTCGAGGGACGGCTGGACCCGTTCTGCCGCGAGGCGTACGACTACCTGGAGGAACAGTACCGCAGGCGCGGCCGGGAGGACCTCTTCTCCGCGGTGACCGACCCGAAGCACCTCCGGGTGAAGAACTTCGTCGCCGACGTGGGGACGGGCATCGGCGTCCTCCACTCCGAGGACGACGGGACGCCCAAGGAGCGCCTCGTCGGGTCGTGGATGCACGGCATGCTCCAGGCGCTCGACTCCCGCGGCCGGAAGAACCCGCAGGCGTTCAGCTACGACGGCGTGCTCTCGCAGGGCAACGGCCTGCTCACGCTCGTCGAGGACGCAGCCCAGCACGCAGACCTGCTCCAGAAGCTGCTGAACGTCCCCGACGAGGGGAGCGTGAAGCTCGATAAGGGGATCGGGATGGACATCGACACGCAGTTGCTCATCATCTCCAACCCCGATCTGGAGGCGCAGCTGAACCAGCACGCCGAGCGCCACGGGCAGGACCCGCTCAAGGCGCTCAAGCGGCGGCTCGACAAGCACGAGTTCCGGTACCTGACGAACCTCTCGCTCGAGGCCGAGTTGCTGCGCCGCGAACTCACCAACGAGACGACGGTGTGGACCGCCACCACCTACGATCAGCTCGAGGAGAAGATCCGCGAGCCGGTCACGATCGACGTGCGGGACAACCGCCGTCGGGTGCACCGGAAGGAACTCGCCCCGCACGTCGTCGAGGCGGCCGCGCTGTACAACGTCGTGACGCGCCTCGACACCGAGGACCTGCCGCCGGGACTCGACCTCGTGGACAAGGCGCTGCTGTTCGACGCGGGCTACATCCAGGACGGCGACGAGCGCCGCGAGAAGGACGACTTCGAGTTCGGACCGAACGCCAACGACGGCCAGCACGGCATCCCCGTCACCTACACGCGGGACGTCGTCGCCGACCTGCTGCACGACACGAGCGACCGCCACCACCCCGACCTCCCCGTCGAGCACGTCATCATGCCCCGCGACGTGCTCAACGGCATGGCAGACGGGTTCGTCGACGCGCCGGTGTTCTCGAACGCGGAGCGCACCGAGTTCGAGAACCGCCTCGTGCAGGTGAAAAACCGCGTCTTCCGCCAGCAGGAGCGGGACGTGCTCACGGCCATCATGCGCGACAAGCGCGTCGACGAGGAGACGGTCGAGGAGTACGTCGAACACGTCTACGCCTGGAACGAGGGCGAGACCATCACCAACGACCGCGGCGAGGAGGTCGAGCCGGACCCCCTGCGGATGAAGGTGTTCGAGATCGAGCACCTCGGGCGGTTCGACGAGTCCCACTACGACGGGACGCAGCCGCTGCCCGCCGTTCGGACCTTCCGCACGGAGAAGGTGATGACCGCGCTCAACCGTCACGCGTGGCGACACCGGGACGAGGCGTTCCGCGCGGGCGACATCGAACTGAAGGAGATCCCCGTCATCCGGGCGGTCCTGGGGAGCCACGACTGGGACGACGTCCGGCGGGTGTTCGACGACTTCGACCCCCGACAGTGGGACGACCCGCCGACCGGGACGGAGACGGCGAGCGTCAAGGCATCGACGATCGAGGACATGCAGGACCTGTTCGGCTACAGCGCCGCGTCGGCGGAGCTGACCAGCCGGCACGTCATGAGCCAGGTGAGTTACCGATGGGACTGA
- a CDS encoding UPF0179 family protein yields MSTVTLIGPRLAEEGVEFVFNGESPLCEGCPYRGQCLNLTEGVRYRVTDVRDSGVLECAVHDTGVTAVEVEPAPVRANVASKGAYAGSSATLEGPCPYTECPSHEFCEPLGASFDESYKISEVVGDPPHDYCALDRDLTLVEFAPPEVER; encoded by the coding sequence ATGTCCACCGTCACCCTCATCGGTCCCCGACTCGCGGAGGAGGGCGTCGAGTTCGTCTTCAACGGCGAGTCGCCCCTCTGCGAGGGCTGTCCCTACCGGGGACAGTGTCTCAACCTCACCGAGGGCGTCCGCTACCGCGTGACGGACGTCCGCGACTCGGGCGTCCTCGAGTGCGCCGTCCACGACACGGGCGTCACCGCCGTCGAGGTCGAACCCGCTCCCGTTCGCGCGAACGTCGCCTCGAAGGGTGCTTACGCCGGATCCTCGGCGACGCTCGAGGGACCCTGTCCCTACACGGAGTGCCCGAGCCACGAGTTCTGCGAACCGCTCGGCGCGTCGTTCGACGAGTCGTACAAGATCAGCGAGGTCGTCGGCGATCCGCCCCACGACTACTGCGCGCTCGACCGCGACCTGACGCTCGTCGAGTTCGCGCCGCCCGAGGTCGAGCGCTAA
- a CDS encoding DUF309 domain-containing protein encodes MDDHTHAPDVPPPRSGTPAGWDATAGRWEHGTLRRATVHGVRLYNSGAFHESHDCFEDEWYNYGSGTTESAFLHGMVQVAAGAYKHFDFRDDSGMRSLFETALQYLHGVPRDFYGVDVLDVRETLTAALDDPSVLRDWHVRLDGETLTAREADFAYVAELDP; translated from the coding sequence ATGGACGATCACACGCACGCGCCCGACGTTCCGCCGCCGAGGTCGGGGACGCCGGCGGGGTGGGACGCGACGGCGGGCCGCTGGGAACACGGCACGCTCAGACGCGCGACGGTTCACGGCGTTCGGCTGTACAACTCCGGGGCGTTCCACGAGTCGCACGATTGTTTCGAAGACGAGTGGTACAACTACGGGAGCGGCACAACGGAGAGCGCGTTCCTCCACGGGATGGTGCAGGTCGCGGCGGGCGCGTACAAGCACTTCGACTTCCGCGACGATTCGGGGATGCGATCGCTGTTCGAGACCGCCCTCCAGTACCTCCACGGCGTCCCCCGCGACTTCTACGGCGTCGACGTGCTCGACGTGCGCGAGACGCTCACCGCCGCGCTCGACGATCCGAGCGTCCTCCGGGACTGGCACGTTCGCCTCGACGGGGAGACACTCACGGCTCGCGAGGCCGATTTCGCGTACGTCGCGGAGTTGGACCCGTGA